The following are encoded together in the Bradyrhizobium genosp. L genome:
- a CDS encoding SDR family NAD(P)-dependent oxidoreductase: MFKDLFSLKGRVALVTGGSRGIGKMIAAGFLAQGAAKVYITARKAGPCEATAQELSAAYDGECIALPIDISTVEGCEKLATEISKREPKLDILVNNAGAAWGADFDEFPESGWDKVMDLNVKSIFFLTKALAKPLRAAASHEKPGKVINIASIDGIFVNPMETYSYAASKAAVIHLTRRMATRLIKDNINVTAIAPGAFKSDMNRAARDHADEVAQRVPSRRVGSDEDMAGTAIYLASRAGDYVVGNTIAVDGGVVYATAGLEIAG; the protein is encoded by the coding sequence ATGTTCAAGGATCTGTTCTCACTCAAAGGCCGTGTCGCGCTGGTGACCGGCGGTTCGCGCGGCATCGGCAAGATGATCGCGGCCGGCTTCCTCGCCCAGGGCGCAGCGAAGGTCTACATCACCGCACGCAAGGCAGGTCCCTGCGAAGCCACCGCGCAGGAGCTCTCGGCCGCCTATGACGGCGAATGCATCGCGCTGCCGATCGACATCTCGACGGTGGAGGGTTGCGAAAAGCTCGCCACTGAGATCAGCAAGCGCGAGCCGAAGCTCGACATCCTCGTCAACAATGCCGGCGCCGCGTGGGGTGCCGATTTCGACGAATTCCCGGAGAGCGGCTGGGACAAGGTGATGGACCTCAACGTCAAGTCGATCTTCTTCCTGACCAAGGCGCTGGCCAAGCCGCTGCGCGCCGCCGCTTCGCACGAAAAGCCGGGCAAGGTGATCAACATCGCCTCGATCGACGGCATCTTCGTCAATCCGATGGAGACCTATTCCTACGCCGCCAGCAAGGCCGCGGTGATCCATTTGACGCGGCGGATGGCGACGCGGCTGATCAAGGACAACATCAACGTCACCGCGATCGCGCCGGGCGCCTTCAAATCCGACATGAACCGCGCCGCGCGCGACCACGCCGACGAAGTCGCGCAGCGCGTCCCGTCGCGGCGGGTGGGCAGCGACGAGGACATGGCGGGGACGGCGATCTACCTCGCCTCGCGCGCCGGCGACTATGTGGTGGGCAACACCATCGCGGTCGATGGCGGCGTGGTCTATGCGACCGCGGGACTGGAGATCGCGGGGTAG
- a CDS encoding sulfite exporter TauE/SafE family protein yields MADVTSFLVLSAAVFCGAFVSGLAGFAFSAVAGAVLLHVMPPTEAVPLMMACSVGVQGANLWALRRNIAWRASLPLICGGLLGVPIALWLLSNTDSRTFREGFGFAVALYASYMLFRPALAGAQDVHRGRIALVGFGGGLIGGLTAMPGALPTIWCDLRGVPKQQQRGLVQPFIAAMQLSALALMLLRHDLPAKVAYDLVLSVPALLAGSWLGLLAFRNINEAGFRRVILGLLLVSGMLLAV; encoded by the coding sequence ATGGCCGACGTGACGTCTTTCCTTGTGCTCAGTGCCGCCGTGTTCTGTGGCGCCTTCGTCTCCGGCCTGGCCGGCTTCGCCTTCTCGGCGGTCGCGGGCGCCGTCCTGCTGCATGTGATGCCGCCGACCGAGGCGGTGCCGCTGATGATGGCCTGCAGTGTCGGCGTCCAGGGCGCCAATCTCTGGGCGCTCAGGCGCAACATCGCCTGGAGGGCGAGCCTGCCGCTGATCTGCGGCGGCCTGCTTGGCGTCCCGATCGCGCTCTGGCTGTTGTCCAATACCGACAGCCGGACCTTTCGCGAGGGCTTCGGCTTCGCGGTCGCGCTCTACGCCTCCTACATGTTGTTCAGGCCCGCGCTTGCCGGTGCCCAGGACGTCCACCGCGGACGCATCGCGTTGGTCGGATTCGGCGGCGGCCTGATCGGAGGGCTGACCGCGATGCCCGGCGCCTTGCCGACGATCTGGTGCGACCTGCGCGGCGTGCCGAAGCAGCAGCAACGCGGTCTGGTTCAGCCCTTCATCGCCGCCATGCAGCTGTCTGCGCTTGCCTTGATGCTGCTGCGTCACGACCTGCCGGCCAAGGTCGCCTATGATCTCGTGCTCAGCGTGCCGGCGTTGCTCGCAGGCTCCTGGCTCGGCCTGCTCGCCTTTCGCAACATCAACGAGGCCGGCTTCCGGCGCGTGATCCTCGGCCTGCTGCTGGTGTCGGGGATGCTGCTGGCGGTGTGA
- the boxB gene encoding benzoyl-CoA 2,3-epoxidase subunit BoxB translates to MNMNIMNVDYSTKIPNNVNLAEDRQVLKALEGWHPGYMDWWSDMGPEGFQESLVYLRTAYSVDPRGWAKFDYVRMPEYRWGILLAPQEENRVIPFGEDFGKPAWQEVPGEHRAMLRRLIVIQGDTEPASVEQQRHLGKTAPSLYDMRNLFQVNVEEGRHLWAMVYLLQKYFGRDGREEADDLLRRRSGDADSPRMLGAFNEATPDWLSFFMFTYFTDRDGKMQLHSLAQSGFDPLSRTCRFMLTEEAHHMFVGETGITRVVQRTCDAMQEAGITDPTDIAKVRALGVIDLPTIQKKLNLHYSLSLDLFGSEVSTNAANAFNAGVKGRYKETTIEDDHQLKTSTYPVMKLIDGQIKMVDEPALTALNMRLRDDYTQDCVKGMLRWNKVISTAGYDYKLTVPNTVFHRQIGEFRDVHATPDGLLIDDATWAKRKNDWLPSTEDGDFIASLMKPVTEPGQFASWISAPKVGIDNKPGDFEYVRIET, encoded by the coding sequence ATGAACATGAACATCATGAACGTCGACTACTCGACCAAGATTCCGAACAACGTGAATCTCGCCGAGGACCGCCAGGTGCTGAAGGCGCTGGAAGGCTGGCACCCCGGTTACATGGACTGGTGGAGCGACATGGGCCCGGAGGGCTTTCAGGAGTCGCTCGTTTACCTGCGCACGGCCTATTCGGTCGATCCGCGCGGCTGGGCCAAGTTCGACTACGTGCGGATGCCCGAATATCGCTGGGGCATTCTGCTTGCGCCGCAGGAAGAGAATCGCGTCATTCCGTTCGGCGAGGATTTCGGCAAGCCGGCCTGGCAGGAAGTCCCCGGCGAGCATCGCGCCATGCTGCGCCGCCTGATCGTGATCCAGGGCGACACCGAACCGGCCTCGGTCGAGCAGCAGCGCCATCTCGGCAAGACCGCGCCCTCGCTCTACGACATGCGCAACCTGTTCCAGGTCAATGTCGAGGAAGGTCGCCATCTCTGGGCGATGGTCTACCTGCTGCAAAAGTATTTCGGCCGCGACGGCCGCGAGGAGGCGGACGATCTGCTGCGCCGCCGCTCCGGCGATGCTGACTCACCGCGCATGCTCGGCGCCTTCAACGAGGCGACGCCGGACTGGCTGTCGTTCTTCATGTTCACCTACTTCACCGACCGCGACGGCAAGATGCAGCTGCACTCGCTGGCGCAGTCGGGCTTCGATCCGCTGTCGCGCACCTGCCGCTTCATGCTGACCGAGGAAGCCCATCACATGTTCGTCGGCGAGACCGGCATCACCCGCGTCGTGCAGCGCACCTGCGACGCGATGCAGGAAGCGGGGATCACCGACCCGACCGATATCGCAAAGGTCCGCGCGCTCGGCGTGATCGACCTGCCGACCATCCAGAAGAAGCTGAACCTGCACTATTCGCTGTCGCTCGACCTGTTCGGCTCCGAAGTCTCGACCAATGCCGCCAATGCCTTCAATGCCGGCGTCAAGGGTCGTTACAAGGAAACCACGATCGAAGACGATCACCAGCTCAAGACCTCGACCTATCCGGTGATGAAGCTGATCGACGGCCAGATCAAGATGGTCGACGAGCCGGCGTTGACCGCGCTCAACATGCGGCTGCGCGACGACTACACGCAGGATTGCGTCAAGGGCATGTTGCGCTGGAACAAGGTGATCTCGACCGCCGGCTATGACTACAAGCTCACGGTGCCGAACACGGTCTTTCACCGCCAGATCGGCGAGTTCAGGGATGTCCACGCGACGCCCGATGGCCTGTTGATCGACGATGCCACCTGGGCCAAGCGCAAGAACGACTGGCTGCCATCGACCGAAGACGGCGACTTCATCGCCTCGCTGATGAAGCCGGTCACCGAGCCCGGCCAGTTCGCCTCCTGGATCTCGGCGCCGAAGGTCGGCATCGACAACAAGCCCGGCGATTTCGAGTACGTGCGGATCGAGACCTGA
- a CDS encoding polysaccharide deacetylase family protein translates to MKQLRTTVIRAGLEALYFSGAHYLLRPIYAGVGAIFMLHHVGPPRSDAFQPNRHLAIEPDFLRAMLAHLRDLDIDIVTMDEAHRRLTERNFARRFACFTFDDGYRDNRDFALPVMREFDAPLTVYVASDFAEGCGRLWWIALERVIATASAIEVPIDGAMTRLDCATPQAKQAAFNSMHDWLRSLPGEQEMQAEISALCARHGVDEGGIARELCLSWDELRGFAGDPLVTIGAHTISHCNLAKQSETIASFELATSRARIEDALQRPALHLAYPYGDRIAAGQREFALARTTGFRTAVTTRPGMLFAESADHITALQRVSLNGNYQTERLLPVLTSGAATAVWNGFRRIDAA, encoded by the coding sequence ATGAAACAACTCCGCACCACCGTGATCCGCGCCGGGCTGGAGGCGCTGTACTTCTCGGGTGCGCATTATCTGCTGCGGCCGATCTACGCCGGCGTCGGCGCGATCTTCATGCTGCATCATGTCGGGCCGCCGCGCAGCGACGCATTCCAGCCGAACCGTCACCTCGCCATCGAGCCCGATTTCCTGCGCGCGATGCTGGCGCATCTGCGTGACCTCGACATCGACATCGTCACCATGGACGAGGCGCATCGCCGCCTCACCGAACGGAATTTTGCGCGGCGCTTCGCCTGCTTCACCTTCGACGACGGCTATCGCGACAACCGCGATTTCGCGCTGCCTGTGATGCGCGAGTTCGACGCCCCGCTGACCGTCTATGTCGCGAGCGACTTCGCCGAGGGCTGCGGCCGGCTGTGGTGGATCGCGCTGGAGCGGGTGATCGCCACTGCATCGGCGATCGAGGTTCCGATCGACGGCGCCATGACGCGGCTCGACTGCGCGACGCCGCAGGCCAAACAGGCCGCGTTCAACAGCATGCATGACTGGCTGCGGTCGCTGCCGGGCGAGCAGGAGATGCAGGCCGAGATCTCCGCGCTGTGCGCCCGCCACGGCGTCGACGAGGGGGGCATCGCGCGCGAGCTCTGCCTGTCCTGGGACGAGCTGCGCGGCTTCGCCGGCGATCCGCTCGTCACCATCGGCGCGCACACCATCAGCCATTGCAATCTCGCCAAGCAGAGCGAGACCATCGCCTCATTCGAGCTCGCCACCAGCCGGGCGCGGATCGAGGACGCGCTGCAGCGGCCGGCGCTGCATCTCGCGTATCCCTACGGCGACCGGATCGCCGCGGGCCAGCGCGAATTCGCGCTCGCCAGGACGACCGGCTTCCGGACCGCGGTGACGACGCGGCCGGGCATGCTGTTTGCCGAAAGCGCCGACCACATCACCGCGCTGCAGCGGGTCTCGCTGAACGGCAATTACCAGACGGAGCGGCTGTTGCCGGTGCTGACCTCGGGCGCCGCCACCGCGGTGTGGAACGGCTTTCGCCGCATCGACGCGGCTTAG
- the pstS gene encoding phosphate ABC transporter substrate-binding protein PstS, with protein MNFIKAICAAGVLAVSTPAFAADITGAGSTFIFPVLSKWADAYKKESGSGVNYQSIGSGAGIKQIQAKTVTFGATDAPLKADQLQKDGLAQWPMIMGAIVPVVNIDGVKAGELVLDGQTMGDIFLGKITKWDDAAIKKLNPNAKLPSEAIAVVHRADGSGTTFNFTDYLSKVSADWKSKVGSGTAVEWPVGVGAKGNEGVAANIGQTKNSIGYVEYAYAKQNKLTYTALVNKAGKTIQPTNEAFQAAASNADWANAPGYFLILTDQPGDKSWPIVASTFVLMHKEATDKAASLEALKFFKYAFEKGAKPAEELDYIPMPDSVIKLIEKTWSADIKS; from the coding sequence ATGAATTTCATCAAGGCAATCTGCGCCGCCGGCGTGCTGGCGGTGTCGACGCCTGCTTTCGCGGCCGATATCACGGGCGCGGGCTCGACCTTCATTTTCCCGGTCCTCTCGAAGTGGGCCGATGCCTACAAGAAGGAATCCGGCAGCGGCGTGAACTATCAGTCGATCGGTTCGGGCGCCGGTATCAAGCAGATCCAGGCCAAGACCGTGACCTTCGGTGCGACCGACGCGCCGCTCAAGGCCGACCAGCTCCAGAAGGACGGACTGGCCCAGTGGCCGATGATCATGGGCGCGATCGTTCCGGTCGTGAACATCGACGGCGTCAAGGCCGGCGAACTGGTACTCGACGGCCAGACCATGGGCGACATCTTCCTCGGCAAGATCACCAAGTGGGATGACGCGGCGATCAAGAAGCTCAACCCGAACGCCAAGCTGCCGTCGGAAGCGATCGCCGTCGTGCACCGCGCCGACGGTTCGGGCACCACCTTCAACTTCACCGACTACCTCTCCAAGGTCAGCGCGGATTGGAAGAGCAAGGTCGGCTCCGGTACGGCCGTCGAATGGCCGGTCGGCGTCGGCGCCAAGGGCAACGAGGGCGTGGCCGCCAACATCGGCCAGACCAAGAACTCGATCGGCTATGTCGAGTACGCCTATGCCAAGCAGAACAAGCTGACCTACACCGCGCTGGTCAACAAGGCCGGCAAGACCATCCAGCCGACCAACGAAGCGTTCCAGGCTGCCGCCTCGAATGCCGACTGGGCCAACGCTCCCGGCTACTTCCTGATCCTCACCGACCAGCCCGGCGACAAGTCCTGGCCGATCGTCGCTTCGACCTTCGTGCTGATGCACAAGGAAGCGACCGACAAGGCGGCGTCGCTGGAAGCGCTCAAGTTCTTCAAGTACGCCTTCGAGAAGGGTGCCAAGCCGGCTGAAGAGCTCGACTACATCCCGATGCCCGACTCGGTCATCAAGCTGATCGAGAAGACCTGGTCGGCCGACATCAAGAGCTAA
- a CDS encoding OmpA family protein has product MHGLFKWSSKWWPGVIPLVILWGIAAWTSTATVEADLAARSNAALKETVLDKRRIAVDGRDVTFAANAFSEDGRLSAVASVEAVPGVRLVNDETRLVPEAKPFVWSAERDVVRVTLGGNAPLPSSKGKLTEAAKAALGGVEVVDQMGLARGAPQRFDTAALLLLDQIGKLKDGKITLTDSKVNLAGMARELGGREAIAAALKNLPEGFSIAANDIKAPPYVFQAYKDPVAVTLTLTGYVPDNNTHAAIVAAAGRKFFSEKVVDNLKASVGAPIGFAAAVVPALGALSRLSTGTLVVSDREVKLSGDALYDAAGGQIRDGLGRDFPQGWLYKPEISVKPASAPVDPTVCQQLFSEILAKGKIRFESGKAEIVPDSAGLLDRLIEIAMRCPTATIEVAGHTDSDGEEAANQALSERRAQAVVDYLVRAGLPADRFTSTGYGSAQPVAANDSEDGKAQNRRIEFVVK; this is encoded by the coding sequence ATGCACGGACTTTTCAAGTGGAGTAGCAAATGGTGGCCCGGCGTCATTCCGCTGGTCATCCTTTGGGGTATCGCGGCCTGGACCAGCACTGCAACGGTCGAAGCGGACCTTGCCGCGCGCTCTAATGCCGCACTGAAGGAAACGGTACTCGACAAACGTCGTATCGCGGTCGATGGCCGTGACGTCACGTTCGCCGCCAACGCCTTCTCCGAGGACGGCCGGCTCAGCGCGGTGGCCTCGGTCGAAGCCGTGCCGGGCGTGCGGCTGGTCAATGACGAGACCCGGCTGGTTCCCGAGGCCAAGCCCTTCGTCTGGTCGGCGGAGCGCGACGTCGTCCGCGTCACGCTTGGCGGTAACGCGCCGCTGCCGTCGAGCAAGGGCAAGCTGACGGAGGCCGCGAAGGCGGCCCTCGGCGGGGTCGAAGTGGTGGATCAGATGGGGCTCGCCCGCGGCGCGCCGCAACGGTTCGACACCGCCGCGCTGCTGCTGCTCGACCAGATCGGCAAGCTGAAGGACGGCAAGATCACGCTGACCGACAGCAAGGTCAATCTCGCAGGGATGGCGCGCGAGCTCGGCGGCCGCGAGGCGATCGCGGCGGCGCTGAAGAACCTGCCGGAGGGTTTTTCGATCGCCGCCAACGACATCAAGGCGCCGCCCTACGTGTTTCAGGCCTACAAGGATCCGGTCGCGGTGACGCTGACCCTGACCGGCTACGTGCCTGACAACAACACGCATGCTGCGATCGTCGCCGCGGCGGGACGAAAATTCTTCAGCGAGAAGGTCGTCGACAACCTCAAGGCCAGCGTCGGCGCGCCCATTGGCTTTGCCGCGGCCGTGGTGCCCGCGCTCGGCGCGCTGTCGCGGCTGTCGACCGGCACGCTGGTGGTGTCGGACCGCGAGGTCAAGCTGTCGGGCGACGCGCTTTATGATGCCGCCGGCGGCCAGATCCGCGACGGGCTCGGCCGCGACTTTCCGCAGGGCTGGCTGTACAAGCCCGAGATCTCGGTCAAGCCGGCGTCGGCGCCGGTCGATCCCACCGTGTGTCAGCAGCTGTTCTCGGAAATCCTCGCCAAGGGCAAGATCCGCTTCGAGTCCGGCAAGGCCGAGATCGTGCCGGACTCCGCCGGCCTGCTCGATCGCCTGATCGAGATCGCGATGCGCTGTCCGACGGCGACGATCGAGGTCGCCGGTCATACCGACAGCGACGGCGAGGAGGCTGCCAACCAGGCCTTGTCGGAGCGCCGCGCGCAGGCGGTGGTCGACTATCTGGTTCGCGCCGGTCTGCCGGCCGATCGCTTCACATCGACCGGCTATGGCAGCGCGCAGCCGGTGGCCGCCAATGACAGCGAAGACGGCAAGGCGCAGAACCGCCGCATCGAATTCGTGGTGAAGTAG
- a CDS encoding lysylphosphatidylglycerol synthase domain-containing protein — protein MLEAIRGAMAFLRQKQILHRLGVVVSIAVIGIACYVLYHMLRGIDSNEVLEAIKSTEPRQIALAAAFVAAGYFTLTFYDLFAVRAIGHGHVPYRINALASFTSYSIGHNVGASVFTGGAVRYRIYSAWGLNAIDVAKICFLAGLTFWLGNAAVLGLGIAYHPEAAANIDQLPPWLNRALAFGIIVALVAYVVWVWTQKRVVGRGPWTVTLPGGPLTLLQIAIGIVDLGFCALAMYVLVPDEPNLGFVVVAVIFVSATLLGFASHSPGGLGVFDAAMLVGLWQMDREDLLGGMLLFRLLYYIAPFVISVILLTFREVIVGARLKRLSQADSGSRAEPHHEAVLVRKRGDSGA, from the coding sequence ATGCTGGAAGCAATACGCGGGGCGATGGCGTTTCTGCGCCAGAAGCAGATCCTGCACCGGCTGGGTGTCGTCGTCAGCATCGCCGTGATCGGGATCGCCTGCTACGTGCTCTACCACATGCTGCGCGGCATCGATTCCAACGAGGTGCTGGAGGCGATCAAGAGCACCGAGCCGCGCCAGATCGCGCTGGCCGCCGCCTTCGTCGCCGCAGGCTACTTCACCCTGACCTTCTACGATCTGTTCGCGGTGCGCGCGATCGGCCACGGCCACGTGCCGTACCGCATCAACGCGCTGGCCTCGTTCACCTCCTATTCGATCGGGCACAATGTCGGCGCCAGCGTCTTCACCGGCGGCGCGGTGCGCTACCGGATCTATTCGGCCTGGGGGCTGAATGCGATCGACGTCGCAAAAATCTGCTTCCTTGCCGGCCTCACCTTCTGGCTCGGCAATGCCGCAGTACTCGGGCTCGGCATCGCCTATCATCCGGAGGCGGCCGCCAACATCGACCAGCTGCCGCCCTGGCTGAATCGGGCGCTGGCGTTTGGGATCATCGTCGCGCTGGTGGCCTATGTGGTCTGGGTCTGGACCCAGAAGCGGGTGGTCGGCCGTGGCCCCTGGACGGTGACCTTGCCGGGCGGCCCGCTGACCTTGCTGCAGATCGCGATCGGCATCGTCGACCTCGGCTTCTGCGCGCTCGCGATGTATGTGCTGGTGCCGGACGAGCCCAATCTCGGCTTTGTCGTGGTCGCCGTGATCTTCGTGTCGGCGACCCTGCTCGGCTTCGCCAGCCACTCGCCCGGCGGGCTTGGCGTGTTCGATGCCGCCATGCTGGTCGGCCTCTGGCAGATGGACCGCGAGGACCTGCTCGGCGGCATGCTGCTGTTCCGCCTGCTCTATTATATTGCGCCCTTCGTCATATCTGTAATCTTGCTGACGTTTCGGGAGGTTATCGTCGGCGCCCGATTGAAACGCCTGTCGCAGGCTGATTCGGGATCCCGCGCCGAGCCGCACCACGAAGCGGTTCTGGTCCGCAAGCGCGGTGACTCCGGCGCCTGA
- a CDS encoding ATP-binding protein has translation MAIDDSPSSIFSPWPDRLRHAALILLAAALALSVVVALGELSLVRACAVFVCIAAAALVPWRLHDATTSREDVRGGNPVEASAVSAVVAGMPDPAVLLDRAGRVIHLNTAAAQLAPALRKNELAQFALRSPEIIIALREAIATAEPRRATYTDHVPVDRWMELVITPVPVPTQFGGTEKCMLMTFHDLTPLRRVEEMRADFVANASHELRTPLAALSGFIDTLQGPAREDARARERFLGIMHTQATRMARLIDDLLSLSRVELSAHVRPEALIDIVPIIRQVVDGLEALAAERQVEIEVDLPEKPVAIAGDREELLRLFENLIENALKYGASGGRVIVSLNQAVPGTPGETTPEIRIMVRDFGPGIAPEHLPRLTERFYRVDVGDSRSQGGTGLGLSLVKHILNRHRGRLLIESVPKNGATFTACFPRPRTHVQTQS, from the coding sequence ATGGCTATTGACGATTCGCCTTCCTCCATCTTCTCGCCGTGGCCGGACCGGTTGCGTCACGCCGCCCTGATCCTGCTCGCCGCGGCGCTCGCGCTGAGCGTGGTGGTCGCGCTCGGCGAATTGTCGCTGGTGCGCGCCTGCGCGGTGTTCGTCTGCATCGCAGCCGCGGCGCTGGTGCCGTGGCGGCTGCACGATGCGACCACCTCGCGCGAAGATGTCCGCGGCGGCAATCCGGTCGAGGCCTCGGCCGTCAGCGCCGTCGTCGCCGGCATGCCGGACCCGGCGGTGCTGCTCGATCGCGCCGGCCGTGTCATCCATCTCAACACCGCCGCAGCGCAGCTCGCGCCGGCGCTGCGCAAGAACGAATTGGCGCAATTTGCGCTGCGTTCGCCGGAAATCATCATCGCGCTGCGCGAGGCGATCGCGACCGCCGAGCCGCGCCGCGCCACCTACACCGACCACGTGCCGGTCGATCGCTGGATGGAGCTGGTGATCACGCCGGTGCCGGTGCCGACCCAATTCGGCGGCACCGAGAAGTGCATGCTGATGACCTTCCACGACCTGACGCCGCTGCGCCGGGTCGAGGAGATGCGCGCCGACTTCGTCGCCAATGCCAGCCACGAGCTGCGCACGCCGCTTGCCGCGCTGTCCGGCTTCATCGACACCCTGCAGGGGCCAGCGCGCGAGGATGCGCGGGCGCGCGAGCGCTTCCTCGGCATCATGCACACCCAGGCCACCCGCATGGCGCGGCTGATCGACGATTTGCTGTCGCTGTCGCGGGTCGAGTTGTCGGCCCATGTCCGCCCCGAGGCGCTGATCGATATCGTGCCGATCATCCGCCAGGTGGTCGACGGGCTCGAGGCGCTCGCCGCGGAGCGCCAGGTCGAGATCGAGGTCGACCTGCCCGAGAAGCCGGTTGCGATCGCCGGTGACCGCGAGGAGCTGCTGCGGCTGTTCGAGAACCTGATCGAGAATGCGCTCAAATACGGCGCCTCCGGCGGCCGCGTCATAGTGTCGCTGAACCAGGCGGTTCCAGGCACGCCGGGCGAGACCACCCCCGAAATCCGTATCATGGTGCGGGATTTCGGCCCCGGGATCGCGCCGGAGCACCTGCCGCGGCTGACCGAGCGCTTCTACCGGGTCGACGTCGGTGACAGCCGCAGTCAGGGTGGAACCGGCCTCGGATTATCGTTGGTGAAACATATTCTTAACCGTCATCGCGGGCGGCTTTTGATCGAAAGCGTGCCGAAAAACGGCGCCACTTTTACGGCCTGTTTTCCCCGGCCGCGGACCCATGTGCAAACCCAAAGCTGA